From the Parcubacteria group bacterium genome, the window TTCTTCATGCGATATATCCATACAAGATAAAGGAGAGAAAAAATGAAGATCGTGATGATAGGAGCGGGATATGTTGGATTGGTGACGGGCGCATGTTTCGCAGAATTTGGCCATGACGTAAAATGTGTGGACACTGATGAGGACAAGATCGCACAGATCTTGCGCGGTGAAATGCCGATCTTTGAGCCGGGATTGGAAGATCTGGTAAAAAAGAATATTGCGCAAAAACGCCTGGGATTTGTTACTGATATGGCGCTTGTCGTGCCGGAAGCTGATGCGGTTTTTATCGCCGTTGGGACGCCGAGTAGTCGTCGTGGCGATGGTCATGCGGATCTGAGTTATGTTTATGATGCGGCGCGCAATATTGCAAAATATCTGCAGGGCTATACGGTTGTTGTTAACAAAAGTACGGTGCCGGTTGGCACAGCGGTGCAAGTAAAGCGGATCATTGGTGAGGTTGCGCCACAAGTACGCTGTGATGTTGCATCAAATCCGGAATTTCTGCGCGAAGGGGCGGCAATCAAGGATTTCATGCATCCTGACAGAATTGTGATCGGTGTGGATTCCGATCAAGCAGAACAATATCTGCGTATGGTCTATAAACCGATCAATTTGACAGAAACCCCTTTATCGGTAGTGGACATTGCCACTGCAGAAATGATCAAGTATTCTGCCAACGCTTTTTTAGCCGTCAAGGTCAGTTTTATCAATGAGATCGCGCGACTGTGTGATGAAGTTGGTGCTGATGTGGTGAAGGTTGCAAAAGGCATCGGCATGGATAGACGGATCGGTAAAAAATTTCTCCATCCCGGACCCGGATATGGTGGATCGTGTTTCCCCAAAGATGCAAAGGCACTTTGTGCTATTGCGCAGGAACATGGTGTGCCCTTGCGGATCGTTGGAGCGGCAATCGAGGCAAATAACTCTCAGAAAGCGCTCATGGTCAAAAAGATCCGTGATGCGCTTGGCGGAAGTGAAGCAGGTAAAAGGATTGCGATCCTTGGATTGGCATTTAAACCGGATACAGATGACATGCGGGACGCACCGGTATTGACGATCATTCCCGCGCTTGTGGAGAAGGGAGCGATCATTTATGCGCATGATCCGCAGGCGATGATAGAGGCAAAAAAGTATCTGCCTTGGGAGGTTGAGTATTATCCGGATCCCTATGAAACATGCAGGGGTGCACATGCTGTTGTGATTATGACCGAGTGGAATGAGTTTCGGGCGTTGGATCTGGAACGTTTACGTTTGTCTATGGAACCGGATCCGGTTTTTATTGACTTGCGTAATGTCTATGTGCCAAACGATGTGCGGATGTATGATTTCCGTTATGTCGGTGTTGGGCGCAATTAAGTGTTTATCCTCTACAATTACCGAGAACTGCAATGGCAGTTTTCGGTAATTTTTTTTTCATGTATAATGTATAATATGAAAAAAGTATTGTTTTTCAATTACGAATACCCGCCTCTTGGCGGTGGTGCGGCCAATGCGACCAAATATATCTTGCGGGAATATGCGCGTAGCAATGATGTGTCGGTTGACCTCATCACATCGTCGATTGGTCGGAAATATCACAGTGAACATATCGGCGGGCAGATCACGATCCATTTTTTGCCGATTGGCAAAAAAGAGGGACAATTGAATTATCAGACCAAATGGCAATTGATCACATATACATGGAGAGCATATTTTTTTGCGCGCAAACTGATGCACAAAAATGTGTATGATCTGACGCATAGTTTTTTCGGTGTGCCATGCGGTGTGATTTCTCTTCTCATTAAAAAGCAATACAAAATTCCTTACGTTGTATCTTTGCGTGGTGCGGATGTGCCGGGGTATAGTGAGCGATTTATGAACTTGTATAGTATTTTGACTCCGGTCATTCATTACGTGTGGCGAGAGGCAAAATATGTAGTGACAAATAGTAGGGGACTTACGGAATTGGCGCGAAAAAGTGCACCAGAGCAAAAATTTCTTCAGATCGCCAATGGTGTTGATACGCATTTCTATACGCCGGGCTTGCGCACTCTCGCTGATCGCAAAAAGGAATTCCGCATCCTTTTAGCGTCGCGGCTCTCTCGGAGAAAGGGGTTTAACTATGCGATTGACGCGTTTGTGGAACTTTTTGATCTGTATCCGCATATCCGCATGCGCATTGCTGGCGGCGAGGGAAATGCCATGGAAGAATTAAAGGCGCAGGTAAAAAAATATCGCTTGGACGGGCGCGTGGTATTTACCGGATTATATACAAAAGATCAATCGCCACAAATTTACTGTGATGCGGATGTATTTGTCATGCCATCGCTTAACGAAGGGATGAGCAATAATTTGCTGGAAGCTCTTGCTGCGGGATTACCTGTTCTGATGACGCCGACAGGCGGGGCGGAGGAGCTGGTACGCGACGGAGAGAACGGCTATCTCATCAAAATGCATGATGTGGCATCAATTGTTGAGAAATTGAAGATCCTTATCGAAAATCCGGAGGTGTGTGACGGATTTGGTCATGCGAGCCGCACAATTGCCGAACAAATGAGTTGGGAACACGTTGCAGAACAATATAAACATCTGTATCACACAATGTCATGAAAAAACGCATCAAAAAATACATAAAGATCATGGGAAAGATTTTTATAACCGGTGTCCTGGTTTATTTCTTGGTGAGAAATGTCGATTGGGCGGAAGTTTGGGGATATTTTCTTTCAATGGATCCGTGGCTTGTTATAGTATCCATAGTCTTTTATATTGGCGGACTTATGATCAGCGCGCAAAAATGGCGCGTTTTGGCCAGACATCTTTCTTTTGAGAAGGACTTTCTTTTTTATATGCAGACATATATATTTGGGACATTTTTGAATAATTTTTTCCCGTCATTCGTAGGGGGTG encodes:
- a CDS encoding glycosyltransferase family 4 protein; the protein is MKKVLFFNYEYPPLGGGAANATKYILREYARSNDVSVDLITSSIGRKYHSEHIGGQITIHFLPIGKKEGQLNYQTKWQLITYTWRAYFFARKLMHKNVYDLTHSFFGVPCGVISLLIKKQYKIPYVVSLRGADVPGYSERFMNLYSILTPVIHYVWREAKYVVTNSRGLTELARKSAPEQKFLQIANGVDTHFYTPGLRTLADRKKEFRILLASRLSRRKGFNYAIDAFVELFDLYPHIRMRIAGGEGNAMEELKAQVKKYRLDGRVVFTGLYTKDQSPQIYCDADVFVMPSLNEGMSNNLLEALAAGLPVLMTPTGGAEELVRDGENGYLIKMHDVASIVEKLKILIENPEVCDGFGHASRTIAEQMSWEHVAEQYKHLYHTMS
- a CDS encoding UDP-glucose/GDP-mannose dehydrogenase family protein, which codes for MKIVMIGAGYVGLVTGACFAEFGHDVKCVDTDEDKIAQILRGEMPIFEPGLEDLVKKNIAQKRLGFVTDMALVVPEADAVFIAVGTPSSRRGDGHADLSYVYDAARNIAKYLQGYTVVVNKSTVPVGTAVQVKRIIGEVAPQVRCDVASNPEFLREGAAIKDFMHPDRIVIGVDSDQAEQYLRMVYKPINLTETPLSVVDIATAEMIKYSANAFLAVKVSFINEIARLCDEVGADVVKVAKGIGMDRRIGKKFLHPGPGYGGSCFPKDAKALCAIAQEHGVPLRIVGAAIEANNSQKALMVKKIRDALGGSEAGKRIAILGLAFKPDTDDMRDAPVLTIIPALVEKGAIIYAHDPQAMIEAKKYLPWEVEYYPDPYETCRGAHAVVIMTEWNEFRALDLERLRLSMEPDPVFIDLRNVYVPNDVRMYDFRYVGVGRN